From one Ursus arctos isolate Adak ecotype North America unplaced genomic scaffold, UrsArc2.0 scaffold_1, whole genome shotgun sequence genomic stretch:
- the TNP1 gene encoding spermatid nuclear transition protein 1 produces MSTSRKLKSHGMRRGKNRAPHKGVKRGGSKRKYRKGSLKSRKRGDDANRNYRSHL; encoded by the exons ATGTCGACCAGCCGCAAATTAAAGAGCCATGGCATGAGGAGGGGCAAGAACCGAGCTCCTCACAAGGGAGTGAAGAGAGGTGGCAGCAAAAGAAAATACCGGAAGGGCAGCCTGAAGAGTAGGAAACGGGGCGATGATG CCAATCGCAATTACCGCTCCCACTTGTGA